In Chitinophagaceae bacterium, the genomic window GTCCATTATGACAATTGGATTCAGACGTTTCAAACAATCTAAATATGATTTTGGCTGTTCCTGATTATCGTACATATCTCGCTCTAAGGGACGATTCAGAATGTTGTCCTTGCTGTTGAATGAGCTTGGAGTTATTACCAAAACCGATAAATGCGAAGTGCCAATAAATTGTTTTACAGCAGAAAGGTTGCCACCTTCATAAATAAAAGTCTCAATTTCTTTTTCTCTTTCGTTGGCATAGAAACTTTTGAAGTAATCTTTGGTGTCCTCTAAGTTTGTTTTTGTTCCTTCACGAATTGGGACTGTAGGAATAAGAACGATAAATTTTTTATAGCCAAAGTTTTTGCTGAGTTCAAAAATAGATTTGATAAACGTGAAGGTTTTACCTGTTCCCGTTTCCATCATTATGTCAATGTTTTTGTTCTCTTGAACCGGAAAATTGTATTTGTTCTTTTTGTGGTGTGCTGTCAGCACCTCACCAAAATCTGCTTTTTGGCGAAGTCTTTCAAAAAGACTAATAATGTTATTTACACAGTCCTCTTGATAGGCTTGTATTTCAAATTGAAACTGTTTTGTTTTTGTAGTCATTTATTACTTTTATTTTACAATTTCCAAAGGTATGTTTTTAATTAGCAAAGG contains:
- a CDS encoding DEAD/DEAH box helicase family protein, giving the protein MTTKTKQFQFEIQAYQEDCVNNIISLFERLRQKADFGEVLTAHHKKNKYNFPVQENKNIDIMMETGTGKTFTFIKSIFELSKNFGYKKFIVLIPTVPIREGTKTNLEDTKDYFKSFYANEREKEIETFIYEGGNLSAVKQFIGTSHLSVLVITPSSFNSKDNILNRPLERDMYDNQEQPKSYLDCLKRLNPIVIMD